Genomic segment of Verrucomicrobium sp.:
CGCATCCAGCCGGGGGAGCACGTCCGCATCCAGCCGCTCTTGGACTGGGCGGAGATCGACATCTGGCGCTACATCGAGCGGGAGTCGATCCCCGTGCCGCGGATGTACTTCTCCCGGGAGGGGAAGCGCTACCGCTCCCTGGGCTGCTGGCCCATCACCCACCCCGTCCCCAGCCACGCCGCCACCGTGGCGGAGATCATCGAGGAACTGCGGACGACGAAGACCTCCGAGCGCGCCGGCCGCGCCCAGGACCACCACGAGCGGAACGCCATGCAGAAGCTGCGGGCGAAAGGGTTCATGTGAGCGGCGCGAACGGAAACGGCGCAAGCGGCCTTTTGGCCGACGTCGACGCGCAGCGGCTGAAGATCGTCATCGTCGGCCACGTCGACCACGGCAAGTCGACCCTCATCGGGCGGCTCTTCTTCGACACCCATTCCCTGCCGGACGGGAAGGTGGAGGCGATCCGCAAGGCCTGCGAGGCGGAGGGGATGGACTTCGAATACGCCTTCCTCCTGGACGCCCTCCTGGAAGAGCAGGAGCAGAACATCACCATCGACACGACGCAGATCCAGTTCCGCACCCAGCGGCGGCCCTACGTCATCATCGACGCGCCCGGGCACAAGGAGTTCCTGAAGAACATGATCACCGGCGCGGCCAGCGCCGACGCGGCGATCCTCCTCATCGACGCGAAGGAAGGCGTGCAGGAGCAGTCCCGCCGCCACGGCTTCCTCCTTTCCCTCCTGGGCGTGCGGCAGGTCATCGTGGCCGTGAACAAGATGGACTTGGTCGGCTTCAGCCAGGAACGCTTCGAGGCGCTGGAACGGGAATACCGGGAATTCCTGGGGAAGCTGGACGTCGTTCCCGCCCATTTCATTCCCGTCTCCGCCAAGCACGGCCACCACATCACCGGCCCCAGCGCCGAGATGCCGTGGTACCGGGGCCCCGCCGTCCTCCAGGCCCTCGACGCCTTCGCCCTGCCCGCCTCCCGCGCCGACCAGCCGCTGCGCGTCACCGTGCAGGACGTCTACCGCTTCGACGCGCGGCGGATCATCGCGGGCCGCGTCGAGTCCGGCTCCCTCTCCGTGGGGGACGAGGTCGTCTTCTGGCCGGACCGGAAGCGGAGCCGCGTCAAGTCCCTGGAACTGTGGGGCAGCCCCGGCGCGGAGCGCTCCGTCGCGGGGCAGTCGACCGCCTTCACCTTGGAAGAGCAGATTTTCGTGGAGCGGGGGCAGATCGCCAGCCATCCGCAGGAAGGCCCCATCGAGGGGCAGACCTTCTCCGCCCGCCTTTTCTGGCTGCATGAGGCGCCGCTTCGCGCGGGCGCCTCCTACCCGCTGCGCCTCGGCACGCAGGAGGCGGAGGCCCGCATTGTGCGGATCGAGCGGGTCGTCGACTCCGGCACGCTGGAAGTCTCCCCGGGCGAGGCCGCCCAGGTGCGGAAGAACGAGGTGGCGGAGGTCACCTTCCGCACCCGCCGCCCCATCGCCTTCGACAACGTCGACCGGATCACGGAAACCGGCCGCTTCGTCCTCCTGCAGGGGGACCGGATCGGCGGCGGCGGGATCATCCACGGGGGCGAATACGCCGCCCTGGACCGGGACGGCGTCCGCGCCGACAACCTGGGCTGGACGGAAGGGGAGGTGACGCCGGAGGCGCGCCGCCTCCACTTCGGCCATCGGGGCGCGGTCCTGTGGCTGACCGGCCTTTCCGGCTCGGGCAAGTCGACCCTGGCCTCCCGGCTGGAGCGGGCCCTTTTCCGGGAAGGGATCGGCGCCTTCGTCCTGGACGGGGACAACCTGCGGCACGGCCTGGCCTCCGACCTTGGCTTTTCGGAGGAGGACCGCGCGGAGAACATCCGCCGCGCCGGGGAGGTGGCCAAGCTGATGGCGGAGGCGGGCCTCGTCGTCGTTGTCTCCCTCATCTCCCCTTTCCGCACGGAGCGGCAGAAAGTCCGCCACCTCTGCCACGAGGCGGGCATCCCCTTCGCGGAGGTCTACGTGAACGCCCCGCTGGAAGCCTGCGAGGCCCGCGACCCGAAGGGGCTCTACAAGAAGGCCCGCGCCGGCCAGATCCCGAATTTCACCGGCATCGACTCCCCCTACGAGCCGCCCGCCGAGCCGGAGCTGGAATTGAAGACGGCGGAGCTTTCGCCGGAGGACGCCCTCCGCGCGCTCCTGGACAAGGCGCGCGCCCTGACCCGCGCCGAGGGGGGGCTGGTCCTCCCGGGCGGCGGGATTTAGTTCCTTAACCCTCGATCGTGTTGATCTCGACGGGCTCCACCTGGACGCCCTCGCTCTCCAGCCACTTCACGGCGGCCTGAATGACGGGGCGCTCCCCCTCGATCTCCAGGGCGATGATCCCGACGTCCTTCGTGACGCTGGAATTGCGGATGCTGAAGATGACGTCGAATTTCCGGCCCATCAGGCAGATGAGCGGCTTCTCCACGAGGACGCCGGTGAAGGTGAGCCAAAAACGCTGTTTTTCCTGGGCCATAATCAACCTCCGGCGATGGCGGGGACGATGCTGATCTCGTCGCCGGGTTTCACGGCCGTCGCCTTTTCCTGGAGGAAGCGGATGTCCTCCCCGTTGACGTAGATGTTCACGAAGCGGCGGACGTTCCCCTCCGCGTCGAGCAGGCGCTCGCCGATGCCGGGGAACTGGCTCTCCAGGCTGGAGAGGAGGTCGCCGATCGTGTCGCCTTCGGCGTCGACGGTCTCGCGGTTCTGGGTGAGGTTGCGGAGCGGGGTCGGGATGGTGACGGGTATGGACATAAAATTCTGAGGTTAAGCGGCGGCGGGAACGGCCTCGCCGGTGAGGAGGGCGTCGAACTCCCGCAGGGAGGGCTGGATGACGCGGGGGGCGCCGATGTGCTGGGCCACGGCCTCGGCGGTCTTGAGGCCATGGCCCGTGATACAGAGCACGGCGGCCTCGTCCCGGGGGATCTTGCCCGTGGCGATGAGTTTCTTTGCGCAGGCGACGGTGACGCCGCCCGCCGTCTCGGCGAAGATGCCCTCCGTCTCCGCCAGCAGCTTGATGGCGTCGATGATTTCCGGGTCGCTGGCGTCTTCCGCCGCGCCGCCGGTCTGCCGCATGGCGTGGACGGCGTAGTAGCCGTCGGCCGGGGTGCCGATGGCCAGGGACTTGGCGATGGTGTCCGGTTTCGGCACGGGCTTGATGAGGTCGGTCCCGCCCTTGAAGGCGGCGGCGATGGGGCTGCACCCGGTGGCCTGCGCGCCGTAAACGGAGAAGGGCGCCTCGTCCACCAGGCCGACTTTCACGGCTTCCTGGTAGGCCTTGGTGATCTTGGTCAACAGGGAGCCGGAGGCCATGGGGGCCACGGTGTGGCGCGGGATCTTCCAGCCGAGCTGCTCGAGGATCTCGAAGCCCATGGTCTTAGACCCCTCCGCGTAGTAGGGGCGCAGGTTCACGTTGACGAAGCCCCAGCCGTACTTGCCCGCGATCTCGGAGCAAAGGCGGTTCACCTGGTCGTAAGGGCCGCGGATGCCGATGACCTCCGTGCCGTAGACGAGGCTGTTGAGGACCTTGCTCTGCTCCAGGTCGGCGGGGATCAGGACGTAGCTCTTCAGCCCCGCGCTGGCCGCGTTGGCGGCCACGCTGTTGGCCAGGTTCCCGGTGGAGGCGCAGGCGACGACCTCGAAGCCGAGTTCCCGCGCGCGGGAAAGGGCCACGGCGACGACGCGGTCCTTGAAGGAAAGGGTGGGGTAGTTGACGCTGTCGTTCTTGATGTAGAGCTCGCGGATGCCCAGGGCCTTGGCCAGGCGGTCGGCCTTCACCAGGGGGGTGAAGCCGACCTGGAGGCCCACCGTCGGGTCGCCGTCGATGGGCAAAAGCTCCCGATACCGCCACATGCCCGCCGGGCGGGAGGCCACGGCCTTGCGGCTGATATGCTGCTTGATGGCGTCGTAGTCGTAATCGGCCTCCAGGGGGCCGAAGTCGAACTCGCACACGTGGATCGCCTTCTTCGGATAGAGGCGGCCGCACTCGCGGCATTTCAAGTTGCTGAAGAATTCCATAATCTCTCGTTTTCTCGGCCCTGGATCGAGAGACGGAGAGGGGAGGAGGCTGCCGGAGACCGGGCTGCCCGCCTCTCTCATCCTTCCCGGACGCCCGAAATGGGGGCCGGAGCTGGGTTTGGCACCTGGCGGAAAGGCGTCGCCGCCTTCCCGGTTGCCGCAGCATCGTCGGGCCAGTCCCTCCGCTGCTCTCGATAAGAGTCGGCCCATAGATTGAAGGGCGGGAAGCCGATGTCAATCATGCTTTGGACTGGACGGGGGGGCCGGGCCTTGCCACTCTGATGGGAAGTCCCATCCGACATGGCATTTATCAGCGTGGAGGAGGCCAAAGCGGGCCTCGTGCTAGAAGACAGCGTGAAAAACAGCCATGGCCAGCTGTTGGTCGCCGCCGGCACCACGCTGACCGAGCGACACCTGACCCTTTTGCGGTCCTGGGGCGTCACCCAGGTTCCCGTCTCCGCCAGCGGCGCCGCCGCCAAGGAGCTGGCCGACAGCCAGCAGCTCAGCCAGGAGAACCTGGCCAAGGCGGAGACCTCCCTGCTGGAAATCTTCTCCCTGGCCCAGGCGGACGATCCGGTCATGCAGGAAATCTACCGCCAGTGCGTCGCGCGCAAGGCGAAGCTAGCCCCTTCCTCATGAGCCAGCCCGTTTCACCCAGCTCGAGTTCGATCGAGGCGCCCGCCCGCGGCGGCACCATCGACCTCATCGACAACCTGGACGAGATGCCGTCCCTGCCGATGAGCTACCTGGAGATCAAGCGGGAGGTGAACAACCCCGCCTCCTCCCTCTCCCGCATCGGCGAGGTCATCAGCAAGGACCAGAGCCTCACCCTGCGCCTCCTGCGCCTGGCCAACAGCGCCTTCTTCGGCTTTCCCCGCCGCATTGACACCATCAGCGAGGCGATCTCCGTCATCGGCCTTCAGCAGGTGCGGGATTTGGCGCTTTGCACCAAGGTCATCGAGATGTTCCGCGGCATCCCGGCCGACCTCCTGGAGACCACCCCCTTCTGGATG
This window contains:
- the cysC gene encoding adenylyl-sulfate kinase, whose amino-acid sequence is MSGANGNGASGLLADVDAQRLKIVIVGHVDHGKSTLIGRLFFDTHSLPDGKVEAIRKACEAEGMDFEYAFLLDALLEEQEQNITIDTTQIQFRTQRRPYVIIDAPGHKEFLKNMITGAASADAAILLIDAKEGVQEQSRRHGFLLSLLGVRQVIVAVNKMDLVGFSQERFEALEREYREFLGKLDVVPAHFIPVSAKHGHHITGPSAEMPWYRGPAVLQALDAFALPASRADQPLRVTVQDVYRFDARRIIAGRVESGSLSVGDEVVFWPDRKRSRVKSLELWGSPGAERSVAGQSTAFTLEEQIFVERGQIASHPQEGPIEGQTFSARLFWLHEAPLRAGASYPLRLGTQEAEARIVRIERVVDSGTLEVSPGEAAQVRKNEVAEVTFRTRRPIAFDNVDRITETGRFVLLQGDRIGGGGIIHGGEYAALDRDGVRADNLGWTEGEVTPEARRLHFGHRGAVLWLTGLSGSGKSTLASRLERALFREGIGAFVLDGDNLRHGLASDLGFSEEDRAENIRRAGEVAKLMAEAGLVVVVSLISPFRTERQKVRHLCHEAGIPFAEVYVNAPLEACEARDPKGLYKKARAGQIPNFTGIDSPYEPPAEPELELKTAELSPEDALRALLDKARALTRAEGGLVLPGGGI
- a CDS encoding MoaD/ThiS family protein, whose protein sequence is MSIPVTIPTPLRNLTQNRETVDAEGDTIGDLLSSLESQFPGIGERLLDAEGNVRRFVNIYVNGEDIRFLQEKATAVKPGDEISIVPAIAGG
- a CDS encoding NIL domain-containing protein, whose product is MAQEKQRFWLTFTGVLVEKPLICLMGRKFDVIFSIRNSSVTKDVGIIALEIEGERPVIQAAVKWLESEGVQVEPVEINTIEG
- the thrC gene encoding threonine synthase, which gives rise to MEFFSNLKCRECGRLYPKKAIHVCEFDFGPLEADYDYDAIKQHISRKAVASRPAGMWRYRELLPIDGDPTVGLQVGFTPLVKADRLAKALGIRELYIKNDSVNYPTLSFKDRVVAVALSRARELGFEVVACASTGNLANSVAANAASAGLKSYVLIPADLEQSKVLNSLVYGTEVIGIRGPYDQVNRLCSEIAGKYGWGFVNVNLRPYYAEGSKTMGFEILEQLGWKIPRHTVAPMASGSLLTKITKAYQEAVKVGLVDEAPFSVYGAQATGCSPIAAAFKGGTDLIKPVPKPDTIAKSLAIGTPADGYYAVHAMRQTGGAAEDASDPEIIDAIKLLAETEGIFAETAGGVTVACAKKLIATGKIPRDEAAVLCITGHGLKTAEAVAQHIGAPRVIQPSLREFDALLTGEAVPAAA